One segment of Lutra lutra chromosome 12, mLutLut1.2, whole genome shotgun sequence DNA contains the following:
- the HSPB8 gene encoding heat shock protein beta-8, with protein MADGQMPFSCHYPSRLRRDPFRDSSLPSRLLDDDFGMDPFPDDLTTSWRNWALPRFSPGWPGTLRSGMVPRGPTATARFGVPAEGRSPPPFPGEPWKVCVNVHSFKPEELMVKTKDGYVEVSGKHEEKQQEGGIVSKNFTKKIQLPAEVDPVTVFASLSPEGLLIIEAPQVPPYSPFGESSFNNEFPQDSREVTCS; from the exons ATGGCTGATGGTCAGATGCCCTTCTCCTGCCACTACCCAAGCCGCCTGCGCCGGGACCCCTTCCGGGACTCGTCCCTCCCCTCGCGCCTGCTGGATGATGACTTTGGCATGGACCCCTTCCCCGACGACCTGACGACCTCATGGCGCAACTGGGCCCTGCCTCGATTCTCCCCCGGGTGGCctgggaccctgaggtcaggcATGGTGCCTCGGGGGCCGACAGCTACAGCCAGGTTTGGGGTACCTGCGGAGGGCAGGAGTCCCCCACCCTTCCCCGGGGAGCCCTGGAAAGTGTGCGTCAACGTGCACAGCTTTAAGCCAGAGGAACTGATGGTGAAGACCAAGGACGGCTACGTGGAGGTGTCTG GCAAACACGAAGAGAAGCAGCAAGAAGGTGGCATCGTTTCCAAGAACTTCACAAAGAAAATCCA GCTTCCGGCAGAGGTGGACCCTGTGACAGTCTTTGCCTCGCTTTCCCCAGAGGGCCTGCTGATCATCGAAGCTCCCCAGGTCCCCCCTTACTCACCATTTGGAGAGAGCAGTTTCAACAACGAGTTTCCCCAAGACAGCCGGGAAGTTACCTGTTCCTAA